A single region of the Epinephelus fuscoguttatus linkage group LG14, E.fuscoguttatus.final_Chr_v1 genome encodes:
- the pgfb gene encoding placenta growth factor isoform X2 produces MSWKFPLSKFFFSFSEQFCTFLLDCFIVCAGSHQPPLSTRRHREMKLGLVIQTAVALHLLLSPAQSLPVASITNTTEVLMFQEVWGRSFCRTIEKLVEVVQEYPTEVEHIYSPACVPLVRCAGCCGDENLECHPTQTTNVTMQLLKIRPSEPGKEYVEMTFVEHQTCECRVRKPVAKVERKRQRGKGRKRKDRQKPKECDRCQNPRR; encoded by the exons ATGAGTTGGAAATTCCCACTCAGcaaattttttttctctttttctgagcagttttgcacttttttgttggattgttttattgtgtgcgCCGGGAGCCATCAACCCCCTCTCTCCACTCGCAGACATCGCGAAATGAAACTCGGTCTTGTCATCCAGACTGCGGTGGCGCTTCATCTGCTGCTCTCACCTGCACAG AGTCTTCCCGTGGCAAGCATAACCAATACAACTGAAG TGTTGATGTTCCAAGAAGTGTGGGGTCGCAGCTTCTGCCGGACCATTGAGAAGCTGGTGGAGGTGGTGCAGGAGTACCCGACAGAGGTGGAGCACATCTACAGCCCCGCCTGTGTGCCACTGGTGAGGTGTGCAGGTTGCTGCGGGGACGAAAACCTGGAGTGCCATCCCACCCAAACCACAAACGTCACCATGCAG CTGTTGAAAATCAGGCCATCAGAGCCGGGTAAAGAATATGTTGAGATGACGTTTGTGGAGCATCAGACATGTGAATGTAG AGTCAGGAAACCTGTTGCAAAGGTTGAAAG GAAAAGGCaaagaggaaaaggaaggaagagaaaggacagacaaaaaccaaaagaatgtgacag GTGCCAGAACCCTCGCAGGTAA
- the pgfb gene encoding placenta growth factor isoform X1 — protein sequence MSWKFPLSKFFFSFSEQFCTFLLDCFIVCAGSHQPPLSTRRHREMKLGLVIQTAVALHLLLSPAQSLPVASITNTTEVIPVPPPQTVQLGLFHTYTPTVLMFQEVWGRSFCRTIEKLVEVVQEYPTEVEHIYSPACVPLVRCAGCCGDENLECHPTQTTNVTMQLLKIRPSEPGKEYVEMTFVEHQTCECRVRKPVAKVERKRQRGKGRKRKDRQKPKECDRCQNPRR from the exons ATGAGTTGGAAATTCCCACTCAGcaaattttttttctctttttctgagcagttttgcacttttttgttggattgttttattgtgtgcgCCGGGAGCCATCAACCCCCTCTCTCCACTCGCAGACATCGCGAAATGAAACTCGGTCTTGTCATCCAGACTGCGGTGGCGCTTCATCTGCTGCTCTCACCTGCACAG AGTCTTCCCGTGGCAAGCATAACCAATACAACTGAAG TCATCCCTGTTCCTCCCCCACAGACTGTGCAACTGGGACTCTTTCACACATATACT CCCACAGTGTTGATGTTCCAAGAAGTGTGGGGTCGCAGCTTCTGCCGGACCATTGAGAAGCTGGTGGAGGTGGTGCAGGAGTACCCGACAGAGGTGGAGCACATCTACAGCCCCGCCTGTGTGCCACTGGTGAGGTGTGCAGGTTGCTGCGGGGACGAAAACCTGGAGTGCCATCCCACCCAAACCACAAACGTCACCATGCAG CTGTTGAAAATCAGGCCATCAGAGCCGGGTAAAGAATATGTTGAGATGACGTTTGTGGAGCATCAGACATGTGAATGTAG AGTCAGGAAACCTGTTGCAAAGGTTGAAAG GAAAAGGCaaagaggaaaaggaaggaagagaaaggacagacaaaaaccaaaagaatgtgacag GTGCCAGAACCCTCGCAGGTAA
- the cipca gene encoding CLOCK-interacting pacemaker a, translating to MSGFTRPDRHRTPSFTRATHLGASKSDLERDSGFSDASSEYLSAVDLTDSEDAGRNGSIVGQDPAGPQVAVMGGSYAGLSPMIIMNNFVLKQPSQMAPAEKQWGFPSPLEVMPQSQVVLLQPMVSNGSNSAPKTGSENVRQSKSYMPILKSYPRIAPHPADLPSKRMGSSKVRVSSMSGYDQRQRRHHHSHRLYSSPSPQPALQPTVKPISNFEAANNQLQSAEGQEQLSDRSLSLLAGTSSLIPYTDEYRTDIDSNRMDVDQDDALSVDTNKLKRFSNTYNILNKSGLLGITMRTKQLIKENKRTQGELQQLQEQTALLLEALSSGDPQLWTKLQLSLQHTDKEQCGAKAQSVPT from the exons ATGAGCGGTTTTACCAGACCCGACAGACACAGGACACCGTCATTCACCCGGGCAACACACCTTGGAGCATCCAAGTCTGACCTAGAGAGAGATTCAGGCTTCTCAG ATGCCAGCTCTGAGTACCTCAGTGCAGTTGATCTGACTGACTCTGAAGATGCAGGAAGGAATGGGTCGATAGTCGGCCAGGACCCAGCTGGTCCGCAGGTGGCTGTGATGGGCGGCTCATATGCTGGACTCTCTCCAATGATCATCATGAATAACTTTGTCTTAAAGCAG CCTTCCCAGATGGCTCCAGCAGAGAAACAGTGGGGCTTTCCTTCACCATTGGAAGTGATGCCCCAGTCACAGGTGGTTCTTCTTCAACCCATGGTATCAAATGGTAGCAACAGCGCTCCAAAGACTGGCTCTGAAAATGTCCGACAATCCAAAAGCTACATGCCCATCCTCAAGTCATATCCCAGAATCGCCCCACACCCAGCGGACCTGCCCTCTAAGAGGATGGGATCCTCCAAGGTGAGGGTGAGTTCAATGTCAGGATATGACCAGCGACAGAGAAGGCACCACCATAGCCACAGACTCTACAGCTCCCCCAGCCCACAGCCAGCACTGCAGCCTACCGTCAAGCCCATCTCCAACTTCGAAGCAGCAAACAACCAGTTACAATCAGCTGAGGGTCAGGAGCAACTCAGTGACAGGTCTCTCTCCCTGCTGGCAGGGACCAGCTCTCTGATCCCCTACACAGATGAATACAGGACAGATATTGACAGCAACAGGATGGATGTTGACCAGGACGACGCCCTCTCAGTGGACACTAACAAACTGAAACGTTTCAGCAATACCTACAACATTCTCAACAAATCCGGCTTGCTGGGGATCACCATGCGCACAAAGCAGCTGATCAAGGAGAATAAGCGCACCCAAGGTGAACTGCAGCAGCTTCAGGAGCAGACggctctgctgctggaggcTCTGAGCAGCGGAGACCCGCAGCTCTGGACTAAACTGCAGCTCTCTCTGCAGCACACAGACAAGGAGCAGTGTGGAGCGAAAGCTCAGAGTGTGCCTACCTAA
- the zdhhc22 gene encoding palmitoyltransferase ZDHHC22: protein MFTRMLKLRLLNAVAPAYFFMATAATFVLHFCFFIPTIFPNPDTSLRGSTTLHTVVFLFLMFNALGNYIMTIKYPAESTNETVVPVCSAHCSDKVDAHYLLNGRHFCKLCKKVILKRDHHCFFTGNCIGNKNMRYFIMFCIYTSCTCLYSLVLGVAFLTVEYSISFENPLTFLTLLPLSTGYFFMGTISGLQLFLVLMLYVWLGIGLVCAGFCCQQVLLVARGQTWCQMQRGQLVENRTPWRNNLKDVFGTRWILGLILPVQTAQSCSEDTDANNKQD, encoded by the exons ATGTTCACCCGGATGTTAAAGCTGAGGCTCCTTAATGCTGTAGCACCTGCCTACTTCTTCATGGCTACAGCGGCCACCTTCGTTTTGCACTTCTGCTTTTTCATCCCAACAATCTTCCCAAACCCGGACACATCACTGAGGGGGTCTACAACTCTTCACACAGTCGTTTTCCTTTTCTTGATGTTCAATGCACTGGGAAATTACATAATGACTATTAAGTATCCTGCTGAGAGCACCAATGAGACTGTGGTTCCGGTGTGTTCGGCGCACTGCTCGGACAAAGTGGACGCACACTACCTCCTGAACGGTCGCCACTTCTGCAAATTGTGCAAGAAAGTAATTCTCAAGAGGGATCACCACTGCTTTTTTACCGGAAACTGCATCGGCAACAAGAACATGCGCTACttcatcatgttctgcatttACACGTCGTGCACCTGTTTGTACTCCCTGGTTCTTGGTGTGGCCTTTCTAACAGTGGAGTACTCCATCTCCTTTGAGAACCCACTGACCTTCCTgactcttctccctctctccactggTTACTTCTTCATGG GAACAATCTCAGGCTTGCAGTTATTCCTGGTGCTGATGCTCTATGTGTGGCTGGGCATCGGCCTGGTCTGCGCAGGCTTCTGTTGCCAGCAGGTGCTGCTGGTGGCCCGGGGACAGACCTGGTGTCAGATGCAGAGGGGGCAGCTCGTGGAGAACCGCACGCCCTGGAGAAACAACCTTAAGGATGTGTTTGGTACCCGCTGGATCCTTGGCCTTATcctgcctgtgcagactgcacaGTCGTGCTCTGAAGACACAGATGCGAATAATAAGCAAGACTGA